One region of Pogona vitticeps strain Pit_001003342236 chromosome 1, PviZW2.1, whole genome shotgun sequence genomic DNA includes:
- the SHPRH gene encoding E3 ubiquitin-protein ligase SHPRH isoform X1, protein MSSRRKSAPPLRINDEKKKQLCWNMHDDRKNEVIDLDIVDDDQHVDSASSSSAPFTVINDDTLDEDLTCRGNNQNLLSFSAVTDEAEDSCHLLTPASSQLNIVILPYCSDPSWKTLLGEFFVQLIREQCLSEDIHKKAFTLMRVEFSDQLRICIHTHTKEKVDEKEESLLSTYEDVSIESSLSSDILEDLMWLQKKRVIVLYQRPGDSKCLKVVGLCDQYGLQCAKNKVGIYLLEAGLSKIEFLSDGGGRIKKANQLLQKLMEKFYDFIIPDILEEDEEESDRDIERQNIEELYDYVRHVHQKELQFLNENVQHAALIPVLRPYQSEAVNWMLRRENFRNTPTNENALHYLWREFITLDGLKLYYNPFTGCIIRERPSAGPQWPGGILADEMGLGKTVEVLALILTHTRKDIRQDALMLPEGFLVNFFVPPQPTEGNKKKSIKKIEFKLKEKVHYPSLRVMLLTAIKEMNVKKGASIVAIFKYIHAIYKYDIQRNRRILKRTLEKLIGEKVVEQVKGHGLAGSFKLGRNYKEQKFCNRSKKQKIKTSDKVEKKTSPHRTDETKELEEKDTSPADNFKLPLAVNIMAEEHDYCTTSKDNRESEHDPKRWKMEEDSQRGPANLQDDVLLSKDETRSGTDILKSTHEAEEQQNVLEAHSPSSQEHADIFIQHPGSIFPFNTSDYRFECICGELGLVDYKARVQCLNCHLWQHAACVNYKEENLTVKPFYCPHCLVAMKPVPTGATLIISPSSICHQWVDEINRHVRSSSLRVLVYQGVKKHGFLQPHILAEQEVVITTYDVLRSELNYVDIPHSNSEDGRRFRKQKRYMAIPSPLVAVEWWRICLDEAQMVECTTAKAAEMALRLSGINRWCVSGTPVQRGLEDLYGLVLFLGADPYWVRYWWDQLLYRPYCRKNTQPLYDFIAKIMWRSAKKDVIDQIQIPAQTEDVHWLHFSPVERHFYHRQHEVCCQDALAKLRKISDWSLKLSSLDRRTVTSILYPLLRLRQACCHPQAVRGEFLPLQKSTMTMEELLTSLQKKCRTECEEVHRQLVCALNGLAGIHIIKGEYALAADMYREVLRSSEEHKEKLKTDSLQRLHSTHNLTELLAAKHPGISPTLRDGRLQEECQQLRQHYMSKSNAEVAEAQQALQPLVQTIHELQRKIRSSSPWWLDVIQSAIQYAIDEELVQRVQNDLSSNYKQQTNKLSMADKFRDCRGLQYLLTTQMEEVKKFQKLVREAVKKLEGPPSKEVIEAATICHLRPVRLPLNNCVFCKADELFTEYESKLFSHTVKGQMAIFEEMIEDEEGLVDDRLPTTSRGLWAASETERSLKTILSFAKAHRMDSRTIEEGTVFLELFEAWKKEYKLLHEYWMVLRDHVSAIDELAMATERLRVRHPDEPKPSHPVLHIIEPHEVEQNRVKLLNDKAVAKSQLQKKLGQLLYLTNLEKSQDKTTGGINPEPCPICARQLGKQWAVLTCGHCFCNDCIAIIIEQYSVGTRRSSIKCAICRQTTSHKEISYVFTAETANQEDDIPVKGSHSTKVEAVIRTLKKIQFKDPGAKSLVFSTWQDVLDIIAKALYDNSMEFAQINGINKFQENLSAFKYDPKINILLLPLHTGSNGLNIIEATHVLLVEPILNPAHELQAIGRVHRIGQTKPTIVHRFLIKATIEERMQTMMKTVERSHSSSSMKQSEASVLTVADLADLFSEETEELE, encoded by the exons ATGAGTAGTCGTCGAAAGAGTGCGCCTCCATTGAGAATAAATGAtgagaaaaagaagcagctttgCTGGAACATGCATGATGACCGGAAAAATGAGGTGATAGATTTAGATATAGTGGATGACGACCAACATGTTGACAGTGCAAGCTCATCTTCTGCACCATTTACTGTTATTAACGATGACACCCTAGATGAAGACTTGACTTGTAGAGGAAATAACCAAAACCTCCTGAGTTTCTCAGCAGTTACAGATGAAGCGGAAGATTCTTGCCATCTGTTGACTCCTGCATCCAGCCAGCTAAATATTGTGATACTTCCTTATtgttctgatccttcctggaaaACTTTGCTTGGGGAGTTCTTTGTTCAACTTATTCGTGAGCAATGTCTATCTGAGGACATCCATAAAAAGGCTTTTACCTTGATGAGAGTGGAATTCAGTGACCAGCTACGTATTTGTATTCACACACATACGAAGGAGAAGGTGGATGAGAAGGAAGAATCATTATTGAGTACTTATGAAGATGTGTCGATTGAATCTTCTTTAAGTAGTGACATCTTAGAAGAtttgatgtggctgcaaaagaaaAGAGTAATTGTACTATATCAAAGACCAGGAGACTCTAAATGTTTAAAGGTAGTTGGTTTATGTGATCAATATGGCTTGCAGTGTGCTAAGAATAAG GTTGGAATATATCTTCTTGAAGCTGGTTTAAGTAAGATAGAGTTCCTTAGCGATGGTGGTGGCAGAATAAAAAAGGCGAATCAACTCCTTCAGAAACTGATGGAgaaattctatgattttataattcCAG atattttggaggaagatgaggaagagtCTGACAGGGATATAGAGCGTCAGAATATTGAGGAGCTTTATGACTATGTGAGGCATGTACACCAAAAAGAATTACAGTTTTTGAATGAGAACGTACAGCATGCTGCATTGATTCCAGTATTGAGACCATATCAGAGTGAGGCAGTAAACTGGATGCTGCGACGTGAGAATTTCAGAAATACACCTACCAATG AAAATGCCCTCCACTACTTATGGAGAGAGTTTATTACTTTAGATGGACTAAAACTCTACTATAATCCTTTTACTGGCTG CATTATTCGTGAGCGACCAAGTGCTGGGCCTCAGTGGCCTGGAGGAATATTGGCAGATGAGATGGGCCTTGGAAAAACAGTAGAAGTCTTGGCTCTTATCCTAACACACACTCGAAAGGATATCAGACAAGATGCTTTGATGTTACCCGAG GGGTTTTTAGTTAACTTCTTTGTTCCACCACAACCCACTgaaggaaacaagaaaaaaagcatAAAGAAAATcgaatttaaattgaaggaaaaAGTGCACTATCCTA GTTTGCGTGTGATGCTTTTAACAGCTATAAAAGAAATGAACGTAAAGAAAGGAGCTTCCATTGtagcaatttttaaatatattcatgCCATATACAAATATGATATACAGAGAAACCGTCGCATTCTTAAAAGGACACTGGAAAAATTAATTGGAGAGAAAGTTGTGGAACAGGTCAAAGGCCATGGTCTTGCCGGCTCTTTCAAGCTAGGTAGAAACTACAAGGAGCAGAAGTTCTGTAATAGATCTAAGAAACAA aaaataaaaacatcagaTAAAGTTGAGAAAAAAACTTCACCACATCGTACGGATGAAaccaaagaactggaagaaaaagaCACAAGCCCTGCAGATAATTTTAAATTACCTCTTGCAGTAAATATCATGGCAGAAGAGCATGATTACTGTACAACAAGCAAAGACAATAGAGAGTCAGAACATGATCCTAAGAGGTGGAAAATGGAGGAAGATTCTCAGCGTGGACCTGCCAACTTGCAAGATGACGTACTTCTTTCCAAAGATGAAACACGTTCCGGTACTGACATTCTTAAAAGTACACATGAGGCTGAAGAGCAACAGAATGTCTTAGAAGCCCATTCTCCATCCTCTCAGGAACATGCTGACATTTTTATACAACACCCCGGATCCATTTTTCCATTCAACACCTCTGATTATCGCTTTGAGTGTATCTGTGGTGAACTTGGCTTGGTTGACTATAAAGCACGTGTGCAGTGCCTGAACTGCCACCTGTGGCAGCATGCTGCATGTGTGAACTACAAGGAAGAAAACCTTACGGTCAAACCTTTTTACTGTCCCCATTGCCTTGTAGCAATGAAACCAGTTCCCACGGGAGCAACTCTGATTATTTCTCCAAGTTCTATTTGCCACCAGTGGGTTGATGAGATTAACAGGCATGTGAGATCATCTTCTCTTCGAGTACTG GTTTATCAAGGAGTGAAGAAGCATGGTTTCTTGCAGCCTCACATCTTGGCCGAGCAGGAAGTAGTGATCACAACCTATGATGTCCTTCGTAGTGAACTAAACTATGTGGACATTCCTCATAGCAATAGTGAAGATGGACGCCGTTTCAGGAAACAAAAGCGTTATATGGCTATCCCAAGCCCCTTGGTAGCTGTGGAATGGTGGCGAATTTGCCTGGATGAAGCCCAGATGGTTGAATGCACTACTGCAAAG gctgcAGAAATGGCTCTCCGCTTGAGTGGAATCAATCGCTGGTGTGTAAGTGGCACACCAGTGCAGCGAGGATTGGAAG ACTTATATGGATTAGTACTTTTCCTCGGAGCTGATCCTTACTGGGTCAGATATTGGTGGGATCAGCTTCTCTATCGACCATACTGCAGGAAAAACACACAACCTCTCTATGACTTCATAGCCAAGATAATGTGGAGGTCAGCAAAGAAGGACGTGATTGACCAA ATCCAGATCCCAGCTCAGACCGAAGATGTACACTGGCTTCATTTTTCTCCTGTGGAGAGACACTTTTATCATCGGCAGCATGAAGTGTGCTGCCAGGATGCTCTAGCAAAACTCAGGAAGATTTCCGATTGGTCCCTGAAGCTTAGCAGCTTGGATAGGAGGACAGTGACTTCCATTTTGTACCCTTTGTTGCGCTTGAGGCAGGCCTGCTGTCACCCACAAGCTGTTCGTGGAGAATTCTTGCCCTTACAGAAAAG CACAATGActatggaagaacttctgacatCACTCCAGAAAAAATGTCGGACAGAATGTGAGGAGGTCCATAGACAACTGGTGTGTGCTCTGAATGGGTTGGCTGGTATTCATATCATTAAAG gTGAATATGCATTGGCAGCAGATATGTATAGAGAGGTTTTGCGTTCCTCTGAGGAGCACAAAGAGAAGCTCAAAACAGATTCATTGCAA AGACTTCATTCTACGCACAACTTGACGGAATTACTGGCAGCGAAGCATCCTGGGATATCACCCACTTTGCGTGATGGCAGACTTCAGGAAGAG TGTCAGCAACTCCGACAACATTATATGAGTAAATCAAATGCAGAAGTTGCTGAAGCCCAGCAGGCACTGCAACCACTTGTACAGACCATCCATGAACTCCAGAGGAAA ATACGTTCCAGTTCCCCTTGGTGGTTGGATGTGATCCAGTCAGCAATACAGTATGCCATTGATGAGGAGCTTGTTCAGAGAGTGCAAAATGATCTAAGCAGCAACTacaagcagcaaacaaacaagctcTCCATGGCAGACAA ATTCCGTGACTGCAGAGGCCTTCAGTACTTACTCACCACTCAAATGGAAGAAGTGAAAAAATTCCAGAAACTTGTGAGAGAGGCTGTGAAAAAACTGGAAGGCCCTCCTTCCAAAGAGGTGATTGAGGCTGCCACCATTTGCCACCTGCGACCTGTAAGACTCCCACTGAACAA CTGTGTCTTCTGTAAAGCCGATGAATTGTTCACAGAATATGAGTCAAAACTGTTTTCCCATAC ggtGAAAGGTCAGATGGCAATCTTTGAAGAAATGATAGAAGACGAAGAAGGCCTGGTTGATGACCGCTTGCCTACCACAAGCAGAGGCCTCTGGGCAGCAAGTGAAACTGAACGTTCCCTGAagaccattttgtcctttgccaaAGCTCACCGAATGGATTCCAGAACAATTGAAGAGGGCACTGTCTTCCTGGAGCTCTTTGAAGCATGGAAAAAGGAATACAAG CTGCTTCATGAATATTGGATGGTTCTGAGAGATCATGTGTCTGCCATTGATGAACTTGCCATGGCTACAGAACGGCTCAGAGTGCGCCATCCAGATGAGCCAAAACCCAGCCACCCTGTTCTTCACATAATTGAACCACATGAG gtagaacaAAATCGAGTAAAACTTTTGAATGACAAAGCAGTTGCCAAATCACAGCTCCAGAAGAAACTGGGCCAGCTTCTATATCTCACTAATTTAGAAAAG TCTCAGGATAAAACAACAGGAGGAATTAATCCAGAACCCTGTCCAATTTGCGCACGACAGCTGGGCAAACAG TGGGCTGTTTTGACTTGTGGTCATTGCTTCTGCAATGACTGCATAGCTATTATTATAGAACAGTACAGTGTCGGAACCCGGAGGAGTTCAATAAAGTGTGCCATCTGCAGACAGACAACTTCACATAAAGAAATCTCCTATGTCTTCACTGCAGAGACTGCAAACCAAGAGGATGATATACCAGTGAAG ggAAGTCATTCCACCAAAGTGGAAGCTGTGATCAGGACTCTCAAGAAAATCCAGTTCAAAGATCCAGGAGCAAAATCCTTAGTTTTCTCAACG TGGCAAGATGTTCTAGATATCATTGCAAAAGCACTATATGATAACAGCATGGAGTTTGCTCAGATCAACGGAATTAACAAATTTCAG GAAAATCTATCTGCATTTAAATATGATCCCAAGATAAATATATTGTTGTTACCCCTCCATACTGGTTCCAATGGATTAAACATAATTGAAGCCACTCATGTCCTCTTGGTGGAACCCATCTTGAATCCAGCACATGAATTACAAGCTATTGGCAGAGTACATCGTATCGGACAGACTAA GCCCACCATTGTCCATAGATTCTTAATAAAAGCCACAATAGAAGAAAGAATGCAGACAATGATGAAAACTGTAGAAAGGAG